The following proteins come from a genomic window of Candidatus Thiodiazotropha sp. CDECU1:
- a CDS encoding PAAR domain-containing protein codes for MSGKPAARVGDMIFCSLPQVIPAVPPVPHAPPPGLPIIPPGALTVLIGGKPAARMGDMSLCVTPVPVPNPIVRGAFPVPIMNMPAARMTDSGTHPGSVIMPPCCPTVLIGLSGVTGNPRLGNQACQSMAAGRSPPPGSTDSGGNPIASNTPGQSYNNCGIESSRQIVQQATGANPGQEAMMNTAIANSNASQAAIGSAGSGGTVTAANQAWYSGGTTSGQQASILTNNGVPSSRVAPTSTGLQLSQLETALSQGRGVIANGDVSGLPGWGTQTGAHAVTVTGYEYDDAGNITHVIYNDTGIGACNQRATAAQFQNFLTTGANNSIANGFAPSGAAVTNNPIW; via the coding sequence ATGAGTGGTAAACCTGCCGCCCGGGTAGGCGATATGATCTTCTGTAGTTTACCTCAAGTAATTCCTGCCGTACCGCCGGTCCCTCACGCTCCACCGCCAGGGCTTCCCATCATACCGCCGGGAGCGCTCACTGTATTGATCGGTGGTAAGCCAGCAGCGCGGATGGGTGACATGAGTCTCTGCGTAACACCAGTACCCGTACCAAATCCTATCGTGCGCGGCGCCTTTCCCGTGCCTATCATGAATATGCCGGCCGCGAGGATGACTGATTCAGGCACCCATCCCGGCTCGGTGATCATGCCTCCTTGCTGCCCAACGGTACTGATCGGTCTCTCCGGCGTCACCGGCAATCCCCGCTTGGGCAATCAGGCCTGTCAAAGCATGGCGGCGGGAAGAAGTCCACCCCCAGGGTCCACCGATTCAGGTGGAAACCCTATTGCTTCCAATACCCCAGGGCAAAGCTATAACAATTGTGGTATTGAATCCTCGAGGCAGATCGTACAACAGGCTACTGGTGCAAACCCAGGTCAAGAGGCCATGATGAATACTGCCATTGCCAATAGCAATGCATCCCAAGCAGCCATCGGCAGTGCTGGAAGCGGTGGTACTGTGACGGCAGCAAATCAGGCCTGGTACAGCGGCGGCACCACGTCGGGGCAGCAGGCCTCGATACTTACCAACAACGGAGTGCCATCGAGCAGAGTGGCTCCCACTTCAACCGGTCTCCAACTCAGCCAGCTCGAGACTGCGCTTTCACAGGGAAGGGGGGTTATCGCCAACGGTGATGTATCGGGCCTTCCCGGCTGGGGGACGCAGACAGGTGCTCATGCTGTAACAGTTACAGGTTATGAATACGATGACGCTGGCAATATCACCCACGTCATCTATAACGATACCGGCATTGGTGCTTGCAATCAGCGGGCAACGGCCGCCCAGTTTCAAAATTTTCTCACTACGGGTGCGAATAATTCCATTGCAAATGGATTTGCACCCTCAGGTGCGGCTGTTACCAATAATCCGATTTGGTAG
- a CDS encoding GNAT family N-acetyltransferase gives MANNDMLIKLYDMEIDWSFISRQAQQQVTIRKPIGPDQRAILAWAEKHFPQTWLGEIQQALNNTPGSCFIAQRDSSLLGIACYDATALGFFGPLGVIESARGNGIGRSLAQSCLMDMRMKGYGYAIVGMAGTVDFYRKIADAVEIPGSSPGIYRSTLALKG, from the coding sequence ATGGCAAATAATGACATGCTTATCAAGCTCTATGACATGGAGATCGATTGGAGTTTTATCTCACGTCAGGCGCAGCAACAGGTGACCATCCGTAAACCGATCGGTCCTGATCAGAGAGCTATTCTGGCTTGGGCGGAAAAGCACTTTCCGCAGACCTGGCTGGGGGAGATTCAACAGGCACTCAACAATACCCCTGGCTCTTGTTTTATTGCGCAACGTGATTCATCACTGCTTGGGATTGCCTGTTATGACGCTACCGCACTTGGTTTTTTTGGTCCCCTTGGTGTCATTGAATCAGCGCGTGGCAATGGTATCGGCCGTTCATTGGCCCAATCATGCCTGATGGATATGCGTATGAAAGGTTATGGTTATGCGATAGTTGGTATGGCGGGCACAGTGGATTTCTATCGCAAGATTGCAGATGCAGTTGAGATCCCCGGCTCAAGCCCGGGAATCTACCGATCGACATTAGCGTTAAAGGGCTAG
- a CDS encoding type VI secretion system Vgr family protein, with product MAFTQSNRQLQIKTPLGPDELLILKLEGREELGRLYEFTIDLLSDNESVAHDDLLGKKMTVEMDMVNTTKRYFDGYVSQFTQVGHMAYFAHYRVTLRPWLWLLTQTSDCRIFQAMTVPDIIKEVFRDNGFSDFEDHLTGSYREWEYCVQYRETDFNFVSRLLEQEGIYYFFKHEAGKHTLILCDDYSSHSVLEAYSDIPYLPPAETGSSRFQDYIHSWKFTKAVRPGKYAHTDYDFKKPKSDLSTNALMPRSHPYSDYEIYDYPGEYEVPPDGEGYARHRIQELQGGHEVLEGKGNARGITTGGLFTMTEHPRGDQNREYLVTGAYYALQADAFESVPEIAEGPLYACEFSCMDTKEGFRPARITPKPMVQGPQTAVVVGQAGEEIYTDEYGRVKLQFHWDRYGSRDENSSCWVRVAQVWAGKNWGAMHIPRIGQEVIVDFLEGDPDRPIVTGRVYNADQMPPYGLPSNMTQSGIKSRSTKGGSGDNFNEIRFEDKKGSEELYIHAEKNHKNITESSRTEQVGYNRSLSVGHDKTETVNNDKTITIAKNHTETIGLNMSHTVGVDQTETIGSNKSETVGINSAETVGVAKELTIGGLYQVSVGGAMNETVAGAKAEEVGGVKLETVGGDRKTSVGGDYGASVSGELSEEVDGEKKSAIKGDYSIDTQGEYKLEAATKIELKTGAAAISMEPSGKIEVSGTDVTFKTAAGKVHIDAGGIITIKGTMVKINT from the coding sequence ATGGCTTTCACACAAAGTAACCGACAGCTACAGATCAAAACCCCACTGGGCCCTGATGAGCTCTTGATCCTCAAGCTGGAGGGGAGGGAGGAGTTGGGTCGGTTGTACGAATTTACCATTGACCTGCTGAGTGACAATGAGTCGGTAGCCCATGACGATCTGTTGGGCAAGAAGATGACGGTCGAGATGGATATGGTGAATACCACCAAGCGCTATTTCGATGGTTATGTGAGTCAGTTCACACAGGTTGGGCACATGGCCTATTTTGCCCATTATCGGGTCACGTTGCGGCCCTGGTTGTGGCTGCTGACCCAGACCTCGGACTGCCGCATCTTTCAGGCCATGACGGTACCAGACATCATCAAGGAGGTGTTTCGTGACAATGGTTTCAGTGATTTTGAGGATCACCTGACCGGCTCCTATCGGGAGTGGGAGTATTGTGTTCAGTACCGGGAGACCGATTTTAATTTTGTCAGCCGATTGCTGGAGCAGGAGGGCATCTACTATTTCTTCAAGCATGAGGCAGGCAAGCACACACTGATATTGTGTGATGATTACAGCTCTCACAGTGTGTTGGAGGCCTATTCGGATATTCCCTATTTGCCGCCCGCAGAGACCGGTTCCAGCCGTTTTCAGGATTATATTCATAGCTGGAAATTCACCAAAGCGGTACGGCCGGGCAAATATGCGCACACTGATTACGACTTCAAGAAACCGAAATCCGATCTTTCTACGAATGCGCTGATGCCGAGAAGTCATCCCTATTCGGACTATGAGATCTACGACTATCCGGGTGAGTACGAAGTGCCGCCGGATGGCGAGGGCTACGCCAGGCATCGGATACAGGAGCTGCAGGGGGGGCATGAGGTTCTGGAAGGGAAGGGGAATGCGCGCGGCATAACGACGGGCGGTCTGTTCACCATGACCGAGCATCCACGGGGGGATCAGAATCGGGAATATCTGGTCACCGGTGCGTATTATGCGCTTCAGGCTGATGCCTTCGAGTCGGTGCCAGAGATAGCCGAGGGGCCGTTATATGCGTGTGAGTTCAGTTGTATGGACACCAAAGAGGGATTTCGTCCAGCACGGATCACGCCGAAGCCGATGGTGCAGGGGCCACAGACAGCGGTGGTGGTCGGTCAGGCGGGAGAGGAGATCTACACCGACGAGTATGGGCGCGTGAAGCTGCAGTTTCATTGGGACCGTTATGGCAGCAGGGATGAAAACAGTTCCTGCTGGGTGCGGGTGGCGCAGGTATGGGCGGGCAAGAACTGGGGGGCCATGCATATACCACGCATTGGTCAGGAGGTGATTGTCGATTTTCTCGAGGGCGATCCCGACCGGCCGATCGTCACTGGGCGGGTCTATAACGCTGATCAGATGCCACCCTATGGACTGCCTTCCAATATGACCCAGAGTGGGATCAAGAGTCGCAGTACGAAGGGTGGTTCAGGGGATAATTTCAACGAAATCCGGTTTGAGGACAAAAAGGGATCCGAAGAGCTCTATATCCATGCCGAGAAAAACCACAAAAACATCACCGAGAGCAGCCGCACCGAACAGGTTGGTTACAATCGCTCGCTTAGCGTCGGTCACGACAAGACAGAGACGGTGAATAACGACAAGACCATAACCATCGCTAAAAATCATACCGAAACCATCGGTTTGAATATGTCCCACACGGTGGGTGTCGACCAGACAGAAACAATCGGTTCGAATAAATCGGAAACCGTCGGCATCAATAGCGCGGAAACAGTGGGTGTCGCAAAGGAGCTCACAATCGGTGGCCTGTATCAGGTCTCGGTCGGTGGTGCGATGAATGAGACGGTGGCGGGCGCAAAGGCAGAAGAGGTTGGTGGCGTCAAATTGGAGACCGTGGGCGGTGACAGGAAGACCAGTGTTGGTGGCGATTATGGAGCATCTGTCAGTGGCGAGCTGTCAGAAGAAGTGGATGGTGAGAAGAAATCCGCGATCAAAGGGGATTACAGCATCGACACCCAGGGTGAGTATAAATTAGAGGCCGCAACTAAGATTGAGTTGAAGACCGGTGCCGCAGCCATCAGCATGGAGCCGAGCGGTAAGATCGAGGTTTCCGGGACGGATGTGACCTTCAAAACCGCTGCAGGCAAGGTACATATCGATGCCGGGGGTATCATCACGATCAAGGGCACCATGGTCAAAATCAATACATGA
- a CDS encoding DUF2169 family type VI secretion system accessory protein produces MELLNATPMQTGYTMSMLPDAHELLVIVVKGTFKIPERGGQPDYIEPQKQLVEADVYTGEPGFSAPLYELDYAPFKRHCDVLLAGSAYAPRDKPTSRVEVTLRLGPLFKSFAVCGDRFWESGNIAIRPGYSGIFDRMPISYDRAFGGIDNYHDNENKHSAFMKNPVGKGYHQQLGRSFVNGSPMPNTEELQRPVSMPNGNYAPMSFGPLGRCWQPRLQLAGTIDQDWVENIYPLPPADFDAGYFQAAPVDQQIPYPQGGERVFLGNLTPEGHTSFTLPELDVPVVFFYKKGESVKKKAVMDTIVLEPDQGLFTITWRAFTPLKENILEIPQVLVGRKSRGWWRAREFGKTYYPSLDHMMRDRKKRIDPDE; encoded by the coding sequence ATGGAATTGCTCAATGCCACACCAATGCAGACAGGGTATACCATGAGTATGCTGCCCGATGCTCACGAGCTGCTGGTGATCGTAGTGAAAGGCACTTTCAAGATACCGGAAAGAGGCGGGCAACCTGATTACATCGAGCCACAAAAACAGCTTGTGGAAGCCGATGTGTACACCGGTGAGCCTGGTTTCTCAGCACCGCTCTATGAGCTCGACTATGCACCCTTTAAACGACACTGTGATGTCCTCTTGGCTGGTAGTGCATATGCACCCAGAGACAAACCGACATCCAGGGTTGAAGTAACCCTGCGATTGGGGCCCCTGTTTAAATCATTCGCCGTTTGCGGCGATCGCTTCTGGGAGTCGGGTAACATTGCCATCCGTCCTGGCTACTCGGGTATCTTTGACAGAATGCCAATCAGCTATGATCGCGCCTTTGGTGGCATCGATAATTATCACGACAATGAAAATAAGCACAGCGCATTCATGAAAAACCCGGTAGGCAAGGGATACCATCAACAGCTTGGCAGGTCTTTCGTTAATGGATCACCGATGCCAAACACTGAGGAGTTGCAGCGACCAGTCAGCATGCCCAATGGGAACTATGCACCAATGTCATTCGGCCCGCTGGGAAGGTGCTGGCAGCCGCGGCTGCAACTGGCCGGAACCATCGATCAGGATTGGGTGGAGAATATCTATCCCTTACCACCTGCAGATTTTGATGCTGGCTATTTCCAGGCCGCACCCGTTGATCAACAGATTCCCTATCCTCAAGGCGGTGAGCGGGTCTTCCTGGGTAACTTGACTCCGGAAGGCCACACCAGTTTCACCTTGCCCGAGTTGGATGTGCCGGTTGTTTTCTTTTACAAAAAGGGCGAGAGCGTTAAAAAGAAAGCGGTGATGGATACCATTGTGCTGGAACCCGATCAGGGCCTGTTTACCATTACTTGGCGTGCCTTCACGCCGCTTAAAGAGAATATACTCGAGATACCCCAGGTGTTGGTTGGAAGAAAATCTCGCGGCTGGTGGCGTGCACGCGAGTTTGGAAAAACCTACTACCCATCACTGGATCATATGATGCGTGACAGAAAGAAACGCATAGATCCAGATGAGTAA
- a CDS encoding autotransporter domain-containing protein, translated as MADCGNNARVRKLFVTSLRYSSALLLLLYSMSAFAIYSVTPASLDFGGIGVGNSSGVLTVTFNNDNSTDVIDFTSITATGDFSIVNNCPVILDELTSCTVDVMFNPTTSGPAVGTLTFNGFDHSIVLGMSFLPITASVPLSGTGLRGDLVIGSNGVDLGAVPVGISSQSVPVSLSNSGNAAVNISTIDATGPFAQTNDCPASLAAGTNCTIMVNVTATTLGPQSGTLTASGTGPQGTTTQTVSLAADAQGGVMSTSTTTLSFPDTPVDTISSAQTVTLTNMGNASLQDVLVSSVGEFTQSNDCPTTLTANQSCTISVMAAPTTAGDLTGSLEISATDAGQTVTSSVDLSVTATTADVATSETQLSFPDATVDTSSQPQVVTVTNQGNAPLTVNSITTEGDFSQTNDCGTGIAAGASCDIQVVFTPQTSGTATGALNIDTSAGISRIVLSGSAEAATSTNPVADLLIPFSGNNPNILSLIDVIAEACPSGRLSDRLQEDCNAVVGAAIDGDTNTQLALFQVNPETAIKANTTSRQGSETQIRNLGTRISALRAGARGLSFKGLDLQIDEQTLSIDMIAKAYRDAGRRGGGASADNQLLASRLGVFVTGDVATGERDETDLESGLDFDTAGITIGADYRITNQFILGGAIGFSDTEAELENDAGDLDTQGVSLSLFGTYYSPQNYFVDFSATVGANDFDQKRSIVYTLDGLADVSQNLKADYDGDTISLFVGSGYDFNRGPWSFGPRADLEYIKSDVDGFTEEVSDPTADGGGWATRVDGTDQRWLTLNLGGKVSYTHSADWGVLIPYARLDWMHEFEDDSQIITAYFVEDPAGLGIDIQTDDPDRDYLRLRFGTSAQFQNGVVGFIDFGTILSHSEWTAHTISAGMRMEF; from the coding sequence ATGGCTGATTGTGGTAATAACGCTCGAGTACGCAAGCTTTTTGTCACCTCATTGCGATATAGCTCCGCACTCCTGTTGCTGTTGTACTCGATGAGTGCATTCGCGATATACAGCGTAACGCCTGCAAGCTTGGACTTTGGTGGCATAGGCGTCGGTAACAGCAGCGGCGTATTGACAGTGACATTCAATAACGATAACTCCACGGATGTTATCGATTTTACTTCAATCACTGCAACCGGGGATTTCTCAATAGTCAACAACTGTCCGGTAATTCTTGATGAATTGACGAGCTGTACCGTCGACGTCATGTTCAACCCGACTACTTCAGGTCCAGCAGTCGGCACCTTGACGTTTAACGGGTTTGACCACTCAATCGTACTCGGGATGAGTTTTCTACCAATCACTGCAAGTGTTCCACTCTCCGGCACCGGCCTGAGAGGCGACTTGGTTATCGGCAGCAATGGTGTGGATCTAGGCGCGGTACCAGTGGGTATATCCAGTCAATCAGTACCCGTTTCACTTTCAAACTCCGGCAATGCCGCCGTGAATATCTCCACCATCGACGCCACAGGGCCATTTGCTCAGACCAACGATTGTCCGGCATCCCTCGCTGCCGGCACCAATTGCACCATTATGGTGAATGTCACTGCCACAACCCTGGGACCACAGTCCGGGACACTGACCGCAAGTGGTACCGGCCCCCAAGGGACGACTACCCAGACTGTCTCGCTGGCTGCAGATGCTCAAGGCGGTGTCATGAGCACATCAACAACAACGCTCAGTTTCCCCGATACGCCTGTAGATACGATCAGCAGCGCGCAAACAGTAACACTGACGAATATGGGAAATGCATCGCTCCAGGATGTACTGGTATCGAGTGTCGGTGAATTCACGCAATCCAACGATTGCCCTACCACGCTCACCGCTAACCAGAGCTGTACAATCTCGGTGATGGCGGCGCCTACAACGGCGGGTGACCTTACGGGTTCGTTGGAAATCAGTGCGACCGATGCTGGTCAGACTGTTACCAGTAGCGTGGATCTCAGTGTGACTGCCACCACTGCTGACGTGGCCACATCCGAGACCCAGCTCTCGTTTCCTGACGCCACTGTCGACACATCCAGCCAACCTCAGGTGGTAACGGTGACGAATCAGGGCAATGCCCCTCTCACGGTCAACTCGATCACCACCGAGGGCGACTTCAGCCAGACCAACGATTGTGGAACCGGGATCGCTGCCGGCGCCAGCTGTGATATCCAGGTTGTCTTTACACCCCAGACATCTGGCACAGCCACGGGCGCCCTGAACATCGATACCAGTGCCGGTATATCCAGAATCGTCCTCTCGGGCAGTGCCGAGGCTGCCACCAGCACCAATCCGGTTGCCGATCTGCTCATACCCTTCAGTGGCAACAACCCCAACATTCTCTCCCTGATTGACGTCATTGCCGAGGCCTGTCCCAGCGGCAGACTCAGTGATCGCCTGCAGGAGGATTGTAATGCGGTGGTGGGTGCGGCCATTGATGGTGACACCAATACCCAGCTGGCGCTGTTTCAAGTCAACCCCGAAACCGCTATCAAGGCCAATACCACCTCCCGTCAAGGCAGTGAGACCCAGATACGCAACCTGGGGACACGTATCTCCGCCCTGCGTGCCGGTGCCAGGGGCCTCTCCTTCAAGGGGCTCGACCTGCAGATCGATGAGCAGACGCTATCCATTGACATGATTGCAAAGGCCTACCGGGACGCAGGACGTCGTGGTGGTGGCGCCAGTGCCGACAATCAGCTGCTGGCATCGAGGCTGGGGGTCTTCGTGACCGGTGATGTCGCTACCGGCGAGCGGGATGAGACCGATCTCGAGTCGGGTCTCGACTTCGATACCGCAGGCATCACTATCGGTGCGGACTACAGGATCACCAACCAGTTTATTCTCGGCGGTGCGATCGGTTTCAGCGACACCGAAGCCGAACTGGAGAACGATGCCGGTGACCTGGATACCCAGGGCGTCAGCCTGAGCCTGTTCGGTACCTACTACAGCCCGCAGAACTACTTTGTGGATTTCTCCGCCACTGTCGGTGCCAATGACTTTGACCAGAAGCGTAGTATCGTCTACACCCTGGACGGCCTGGCTGATGTCAGTCAGAACCTCAAGGCGGACTACGACGGTGACACGATCAGCCTGTTCGTCGGCTCCGGCTACGATTTCAACCGTGGCCCCTGGTCCTTCGGGCCCCGTGCCGATCTGGAGTATATCAAGTCCGATGTCGACGGGTTTACCGAAGAGGTGTCCGATCCCACGGCTGATGGCGGCGGTTGGGCCACCCGGGTGGATGGAACCGATCAACGCTGGCTGACCCTCAACCTGGGCGGCAAGGTCTCCTACACCCACAGCGCTGACTGGGGCGTCCTCATCCCCTATGCCAGGCTCGATTGGATGCATGAGTTCGAGGATGACTCCCAGATCATCACCGCATATTTTGTCGAGGATCCTGCCGGCTTGGGTATTGACATCCAGACCGACGATCCGGATCGGGATTACCTGCGGTTACGCTTTGGCACATCGGCGCAGTTCCAGAATGGGGTGGTCGGTTTCATCGATTTCGGTACCATCCTCTCCCACAGCGAATGGACCGCCCATACCATCAGCGCCGGGATGCGCATGGAGTTTTAG
- a CDS encoding autotransporter domain-containing protein, producing MTGTAPDLVVSDTALSFPDTTVDTSSQPQVVTVTNQGNTPLTVNSITTEGDFSQTNDCGTGIAAGASCDIQVVFTPQTSGAATGALNIDTSAGISRIVLSGSAEAATSTNPVADLLIPFSGNNPNILSLIDVIAEACPSGRLSDRLQEDCNAVVGAAIDGDTNTQLALFQVNPETAIKANTTSRQGSETQIRNLGTRISALRAGARGLSFKGLDLQIDEQTLSIDMIAKAYRDAGRRGGGASADNQLLASRLGVFVTGDVATGERDETDLESGLDFDTAGITIGADYRITNQFILGGAIGFSDTEAELENDAGDLDTQGVSLSLFGTYYSPQNYFVDFSATVGANDFDQKRSIVYTLDGLADVSQNLKADYDGDTISLFVGSGYDFNRGPWSFGPRADLEYIKSDVDGFTEEVSDPTADGGGWATRVDGTDQRWLTLNLGGKVSYTHSADWGVLIPYARLDWMHEFEDDSQIITAYFVEDPAGLGIDIQTDDPDRDYLRLRFGTSAQFQNGVVGFIDFGTILSHSEWTAHTISAGMRMEF from the coding sequence GTGACAGGCACTGCACCTGATCTCGTCGTCTCTGATACAGCGTTATCGTTTCCTGACACCACTGTCGACACATCCAGCCAACCTCAGGTGGTAACGGTGACGAATCAGGGCAATACCCCTCTCACGGTCAACTCGATCACCACCGAGGGCGACTTCAGCCAGACCAACGATTGCGGAACCGGGATCGCTGCCGGCGCCAGTTGTGATATCCAGGTTGTCTTTACACCCCAGACATCTGGCGCAGCCACGGGCGCCCTGAACATCGATACCAGTGCCGGTATATCCAGAATCGTCCTCTCGGGCAGTGCCGAGGCTGCCACCAGCACCAATCCGGTTGCCGATCTGCTCATACCCTTCAGTGGCAACAACCCCAACATTCTCTCCCTGATTGACGTCATTGCCGAGGCCTGTCCCAGCGGCAGACTCAGTGATCGCCTGCAGGAGGATTGTAATGCGGTGGTGGGTGCGGCCATTGATGGTGACACCAATACCCAGCTGGCGCTGTTTCAAGTCAACCCCGAAACCGCTATCAAGGCCAATACCACCTCCCGTCAAGGCAGTGAGACCCAGATACGCAACCTGGGGACACGTATCTCCGCCCTGCGTGCCGGTGCCAGGGGCCTCTCCTTCAAGGGGCTCGACCTGCAGATCGATGAGCAGACGCTATCCATTGACATGATTGCAAAGGCCTACCGGGACGCAGGACGTCGTGGTGGTGGCGCCAGTGCCGACAATCAGCTGCTGGCATCGAGGCTGGGGGTCTTCGTGACCGGTGATGTCGCTACCGGCGAGCGGGATGAGACCGATCTCGAGTCGGGTCTCGACTTCGATACCGCAGGCATCACTATCGGTGCGGACTACAGGATCACCAACCAGTTTATTCTCGGCGGTGCGATCGGTTTCAGCGACACCGAAGCCGAACTGGAGAACGATGCCGGTGACCTGGATACCCAGGGCGTCAGCCTGAGCCTGTTCGGTACCTACTACAGCCCGCAGAACTACTTTGTGGATTTCTCCGCCACTGTCGGTGCCAATGACTTTGACCAGAAGCGCAGTATCGTCTACACCCTGGACGGCCTGGCTGATGTCAGTCAGAACCTCAAGGCGGACTACGACGGTGACACGATCAGCCTGTTCGTCGGCTCCGGCTACGATTTCAACCGTGGCCCCTGGTCCTTCGGGCCCCGTGCCGATCTGGAGTATATCAAGTCCGATGTCGACGGGTTTACCGAAGAGGTGTCCGATCCCACGGCTGATGGCGGCGGTTGGGCCACCCGGGTGGATGGAACCGATCAACGCTGGCTGACCCTCAACCTGGGCGGCAAGGTCTCCTACACCCACAGCGCTGACTGGGGCGTCCTCATCCCCTATGCCAGGCTCGATTGGATGCATGAGTTCGAGGATGACTCCCAGATCATCACCGCATATTTTGTCGAGGATCCTGCCGGCTTGGGTATTGACATCCAGACCGACGATCCGGATCGGGATTACCTGCGGTTACGCTTTGGCACATCGGCGCAGTTCCAGAATGGGGTGGTCGGTTTCATCGATTTCGGTACCATCCTCTCCCACAGCGAATGGACCGCCCATACCATCAGCGCCGGGATGCGCATGGAGTTTTAG
- a CDS encoding YkgJ family cysteine cluster protein: protein MEIAIVEVSENGKRISCRSGCGACCSQLVPVSKAEATTLLDLVESMPDERQAEVRSRFAKSMAVLDETGLLGELDKAALAHDKERIKAIGLAYFELNLPCPFLQNQSCSIHPHRPLSCREFLVVSDPAYCAKPDPAVVENVVLPKRVSSILYTLSSKDPDMDAGFIPLVKLLADAASIRIGQPTPAPAMEWVNRFLQRLSS from the coding sequence GTGGAAATCGCGATTGTAGAGGTGAGTGAGAACGGCAAACGGATATCTTGTCGCAGCGGTTGTGGTGCCTGTTGTTCTCAACTGGTCCCCGTCAGTAAGGCAGAAGCCACGACACTGCTGGATCTCGTGGAGTCCATGCCAGATGAGAGGCAGGCTGAGGTGAGGTCAAGGTTCGCAAAGAGTATGGCCGTATTGGATGAAACGGGTTTGCTGGGCGAGCTGGACAAGGCTGCTCTCGCTCATGACAAGGAGCGAATCAAGGCGATCGGCCTGGCCTATTTTGAACTCAACCTGCCATGCCCGTTTTTGCAAAATCAATCCTGTTCGATACATCCTCATCGACCCTTGAGTTGTCGGGAATTCCTGGTCGTTTCTGATCCTGCCTATTGTGCCAAGCCCGATCCGGCGGTGGTGGAAAATGTAGTATTGCCTAAAAGAGTCTCATCGATTCTTTACACCCTGAGCAGCAAGGACCCGGACATGGATGCGGGATTCATACCTTTGGTCAAGCTGCTGGCAGATGCAGCGTCGATTCGCATCGGACAACCGACTCCTGCACCTGCCATGGAATGGGTGAATCGCTTTCTACAGCGTCTCAGCAGCTAA